One stretch of Buteo buteo chromosome Z, bButBut1.hap1.1, whole genome shotgun sequence DNA includes these proteins:
- the LOC142026944 gene encoding granzyme A-like, translating to MGPLLTLSTFAAVILLVIHGGLCVDIIGGNEVAPHSRPFMVLINNANGKFICGGALIKKNWVLTAAHCNVEGGEVILGAHSRKENEREKQVIRIAKQIRYPHYCSNRKENDIMLLQLKKRATLNKAVQLIPLPTSDDDPKPGTTCTVAGWGQTRNYPKKLSDTLREVNITVISRQICNDNHHYKNNPVITDNMICAGAKNGGKDSCSGDSGGPLRCNNVMRGITAFGKANKCGTADAPGVYTRLTKQYLQWIRKTIGGA from the exons ATGGGACCTCTCCTCACTTTGTCCAcctttgctgctgttattcTCCTGGTAATTCATGGAG gtttgtGTGTGGATATCATTGGAGGAAATGAAGTAGCACCACACTCGAGACCATTTATGGTCCTTATCAACAACGCAAATGGAAAATTTATTTGTGGAGGAGCTTTGATCAAGAAAAACTGGGTGTTAACAGCTGCCCACTGTAATGT GGAAGGAGGTGAAGTTATTCTTGGAGCTCATTCACGGAAAGAAAAcgaaagagaaaaacaggttATTCGGATTGCAAAACAAATTCGCTACCCACACTACTGTTCCAATCGTAAGGAAAATGACATTATGCTACTGCAG CTTAAGAAAAGAGCAACACTTAATAAAGCTGTGCAGCTCATTCCCCTGCCTACCTCAGATGATGATCCCAAACCAGGAACAACTTGCACAGTAGCAGGATGGGGACAAACTCGAAATTATCCGAAAAAGCTTTCTGATACCCTGAGGGAGGTCAATATCACTGTTATCAGCAGGCAAATCTGCAATGACAACCATCATTATAAAAACAACCCTGTTATAACAGACAACATGATATGCGCAGGAGCTAAGAATGGAGGAAAGGACTCATGTTCT ggGGATTCTGGCGGACCTTTAAGATGCAATAATGTGATGAGAGGCATCACTGCTTTCGGGAAGGCAAACAAGTGTGGTACTGCTGATGCCCCTGGTGTCTACACTCGACTCACAAAGCAATACCTTCAGTGGATAAGGAAAACCATAGGGGGAGCCTAA